The sequence GTCTAATCCCATCAACCACCAGATGGTGAAGGAACTGGTGGCTTGTGTACAGGAATTGGACAGCAATAAAGATGTTGGCGGACTGATCATCACCGGCAAGGAGAACTTTTTCTCGTCAGGTATCGACCTGATTGAAGCCTACAATTACGATGAAGAGCAGATCCGTGCTTTTTGGACAGATTTTATGCGGTTACCCGCGGCATTGGCTTCGTTCAGGAAACCATTGGTGGCCGCTATCAGCGGGCATAGCCCGGCAGGCGGCTGCGTAGTAGCTATCTGTGCCGATTACCGGGTGATGGCTGACGGCCCGTACATCATCGGGTTAAACGAGATCCCAGTTGGTATTATCGTACCCGATAGCATTTTTAACCTGTATGCCTTTTGGCTGGGTAAGCGCCGTGCATATCAATACCTGATGGAAGGTAAACTGGTGAAGGCCCCGGATGCACTGGAAATAGGTTTGGTTGATGAAGTAACAACCGCGCTGAATGTAATGTCGGCTGCCGAAGCTAAAATGCGGGAATATATGAAATTTAGCGCCCCAACGTGGATACGCAGCAAACAAAACCTGCGCCGCGAACTGGTTGGCCAGCTTAATGCCGACCAAAGCCAAACCCTGGATGCCATGCTGAAACAGTGGTGGGCACCTGCCACCCGCAAAGGTTTGGAAATGATGATACAGCAACTCAAATCAAAAAATAGTTAATCCCTAAAATACCATGACAGCTACCGGAATGTTAAAAGATGATGCCCTGAAAGGGAAAACCATTATTGTTACCGGCGGCGGCACGGGTTTGGGGAAGGCCATGGGCACCTACTTTTTGCAACTGGGCGCCAACTTAGTCATTACCAGCCGCAAACTGGATGTGCTGAAAAAAACAGCTACCGAAATGGAAGCTGCTACTGGCGGCAAAGTTTTGGCTGTGGCCTGCGACGTTCGCGACTATGATCAGGTTGAAGTAATGCTGAAACAGTCGATAGATACGTTTGGACAGGTTGATGCCTTATTGAATAACGCCGCGGGTAATTTCATTTCGCCGACTGAAAGATTATCTGCCAATGCTTTCTCAGCCGTGATAGATATCGTTTTAAAAGGTTCGGCTAACTGCTCGCTAGCCTTAGGAAAGTATTGGATCGCTAACAAAATGCCCGGCAATATCCTGAATATCGTTACTACTTATGCCTTCACCGGTTCGGCCTATGTTGTGCCGTCGGCTTGTGCTAAGGGCGGTGTGCTGGCTATGACACGATCGCTGGCTGTAGAGTGGGGCAGGCATGGCATCCGTACCAATGCTATAGCACCGGGGCCGTTTCCAACCAAAGGTGCCTGGGAGCGACTGCTACCCGGCGATATGGCGCAGAAATTTGACTTTAAGAACCGTGTGCCGCTTAAACGTGTAGGCGAACACCAGGAACTGGCTAATTTGGCGGCATTCCTTGTGTCCGATTTTTCGGGCTATATCAATGGTGAGGTAATTACTATAGATGGCGGCGAATGGTTGCAGGGCGCGGGCCAGTTCAGCGCGCTGGAAATGATACCCGACAATATGTGGGATGCCATTGAGATGGCTACCCGTTCGGCTAAATCTTAATAAAATCCGTATAAATAAAAACAGATTAGTTAGGTTTGGTTTATGATCAAATCACAATCGCTGCTGTTTTGCTTACTCCTGTTTATTTGTTCGTTTGCACATGGCGCTACCCCCCAGGTTGGCGGTTTAAAGTGCGAATATCTAATTAACCCTATCGGTATTGATGCGAAACATCCCCGCTTAACA comes from Mucilaginibacter mali and encodes:
- a CDS encoding enoyl-CoA hydratase/isomerase family protein, with amino-acid sequence METIKLTITDRLAVIQLDRGRSNPINHQMVKELVACVQELDSNKDVGGLIITGKENFFSSGIDLIEAYNYDEEQIRAFWTDFMRLPAALASFRKPLVAAISGHSPAGGCVVAICADYRVMADGPYIIGLNEIPVGIIVPDSIFNLYAFWLGKRRAYQYLMEGKLVKAPDALEIGLVDEVTTALNVMSAAEAKMREYMKFSAPTWIRSKQNLRRELVGQLNADQSQTLDAMLKQWWAPATRKGLEMMIQQLKSKNS
- a CDS encoding SDR family oxidoreductase encodes the protein MTATGMLKDDALKGKTIIVTGGGTGLGKAMGTYFLQLGANLVITSRKLDVLKKTATEMEAATGGKVLAVACDVRDYDQVEVMLKQSIDTFGQVDALLNNAAGNFISPTERLSANAFSAVIDIVLKGSANCSLALGKYWIANKMPGNILNIVTTYAFTGSAYVVPSACAKGGVLAMTRSLAVEWGRHGIRTNAIAPGPFPTKGAWERLLPGDMAQKFDFKNRVPLKRVGEHQELANLAAFLVSDFSGYINGEVITIDGGEWLQGAGQFSALEMIPDNMWDAIEMATRSAKS